A single genomic interval of Alistipes provencensis harbors:
- a CDS encoding sodium ion-translocating decarboxylase subunit beta: protein MEKFDLGSIFQGISTLLQSDPAIMYSRIGLILLGILLVYLGRKGVLEPLVMIPMGLGMAAVNAGVLIFPGGVHGNLFLDPMVTDTDQLMNILQIDFLQPVYTFMFSNGLIACLIFMGIGTMLDINFVLAKPLQSMFLALCAELGTFAVLPIAYSMGLSPSDSASIAMVGGADGPMVLFTSLNLSKEIFVPITVVAYLYLGLTYGGYPYLVRAMVPKRLRAIKMKPAKKPVKQYSPATKISFAVMMCVILCLLFPVAAPLFFSLFIGVVIKESGLKHVNDFISGPMLYGSTFFLGILLGVLCDAHTLLDPTVLKLLVLGILALLISGIGGILGGYAMYFFKKGNFNPVIGIAAVSCVPTTAKVAQKIVSHDNPSSMILPDALGANIMGVITSAIIAAIYVTVIPML, encoded by the coding sequence ATGGAAAAATTTGATCTGGGCAGTATTTTTCAGGGTATTTCGACCCTGTTGCAGTCCGACCCTGCGATCATGTACTCGCGCATCGGGCTGATCCTGCTGGGCATCCTGCTGGTTTATCTGGGACGCAAAGGGGTGCTGGAGCCGCTGGTGATGATTCCGATGGGACTGGGCATGGCGGCCGTGAACGCCGGGGTGCTGATCTTTCCCGGAGGGGTTCACGGCAACCTGTTCCTCGATCCGATGGTGACCGACACCGACCAGTTGATGAACATCCTGCAGATCGATTTCCTGCAGCCTGTCTACACCTTCATGTTCAGCAACGGCCTGATCGCCTGCCTGATCTTCATGGGTATCGGGACCATGCTCGACATCAATTTCGTGCTGGCGAAACCCCTGCAAAGCATGTTCCTCGCCCTGTGTGCCGAGCTGGGAACGTTCGCCGTGCTGCCGATCGCCTATTCGATGGGCCTGAGCCCCAGCGACAGCGCCTCGATCGCGATGGTGGGCGGGGCCGACGGCCCGATGGTGCTTTTCACCTCGCTCAACCTCTCGAAAGAGATTTTCGTGCCGATTACCGTCGTGGCCTATCTTTACTTGGGACTGACTTACGGCGGATATCCCTATCTGGTGCGGGCGATGGTGCCCAAACGCCTGCGGGCCATCAAGATGAAGCCGGCCAAGAAGCCGGTGAAGCAATACAGCCCCGCGACCAAGATCTCGTTCGCCGTGATGATGTGCGTAATTCTGTGCCTGCTTTTTCCGGTTGCCGCGCCGCTGTTCTTCTCGCTCTTCATCGGCGTGGTCATCAAGGAGTCCGGGCTCAAACACGTCAACGACTTCATCAGCGGGCCGATGCTCTACGGCTCGACGTTCTTCCTCGGCATCCTGCTGGGAGTGCTGTGCGACGCGCACACGCTGCTCGACCCCACGGTGCTCAAACTGCTCGTGCTGGGAATCCTCGCCCTGCTGATCTCGGGCATCGGCGGCATTCTGGGCGGTTATGCGATGTATTTCTTCAAAAAGGGTAATTTCAACCCCGTGATCGGCATCGCCGCCGTGAGCTGCGTGCCCACGACGGCCAAGGTGGCCCAGAAGATCGTGTCGCATGACAACCCCTCGTCGATGATCCTGCCCGACGCATTGGGCGCCAATATCATGGGTGTCATAACGTCGGCCATCATCGCCGCGATTTATGTGACCGTGATCCCGATGTTGTAA
- a CDS encoding SusD/RagB family nutrient-binding outer membrane lipoprotein codes for MKKLAYKFLIALTIGGTASGLQSCGDWLDINTNEYAATEVDPGYLFTNAALNYSMKRCGADQFLTLMYAAQTASEQTQWFNYIFGGEPYGIDAEYSSGNAWVGTYSSTGYNLQRAIGFAQEKGHVNAEAQCKILTANVFWETTMLFGDIPYSEAWHIDEIKEPKFDTQKEVLDALEGLLDEALGQIDESDPNTISKYDLYYGGDMAKWRKLAKSIKLKIYMYLSNKEDVSAKIKALIEEGDLLSSSADDCKFPFYDSPGNRNPNAEFDNQNPGFLGWMYFGTPEIVDPMNATDDPRRPFYFYANEEGKYVGIASTHEGSAMDAEDPSEITEARFNLENLFKSDYPDVICSYPEVMFYVAEAYARGLGVTKDLTKADEYFKKGLEASCTNVGVAAADAKSFADGVPALSTLGGDEKVIEAIAAQQRIEMMMRPLEAWSEQRRTGYPKLEVPEMIRSLYTDLISRWPYPSRESLVNDNVPQVDGIWTKMWFQK; via the coding sequence ATGAAAAAATTAGCATATAAATTTCTGATCGCCCTGACGATCGGCGGCACCGCCTCCGGATTGCAATCCTGCGGCGACTGGCTGGACATCAACACGAACGAATATGCCGCCACGGAGGTTGATCCCGGATACCTGTTCACCAACGCGGCCCTGAACTACAGCATGAAACGCTGCGGTGCCGACCAGTTCCTGACACTGATGTACGCCGCACAGACCGCTTCCGAACAGACCCAGTGGTTCAATTACATCTTCGGCGGCGAGCCCTACGGCATCGACGCGGAATACTCTTCGGGCAACGCATGGGTAGGTACCTATTCAAGCACGGGCTATAACCTCCAGCGCGCTATCGGATTCGCTCAGGAGAAAGGCCACGTCAACGCCGAAGCCCAGTGCAAGATCCTGACGGCAAATGTCTTCTGGGAGACGACGATGCTTTTCGGCGACATCCCCTACAGCGAGGCATGGCACATCGACGAGATCAAGGAGCCGAAATTCGACACCCAGAAAGAGGTGCTCGACGCTTTGGAAGGGCTGCTGGACGAAGCACTCGGCCAGATCGACGAATCCGACCCGAACACGATCTCCAAATACGACCTCTACTACGGAGGCGACATGGCCAAATGGCGCAAATTGGCCAAATCCATCAAGTTGAAGATCTACATGTATCTCTCCAACAAGGAGGACGTCAGCGCCAAGATCAAGGCGTTGATCGAAGAGGGCGACCTGCTCTCCTCATCGGCCGACGACTGCAAGTTCCCGTTCTACGACAGCCCGGGCAACCGGAACCCCAACGCCGAATTCGACAACCAGAATCCGGGATTCCTCGGCTGGATGTATTTCGGCACACCGGAGATCGTCGATCCGATGAATGCTACCGACGACCCGCGCCGTCCTTTCTACTTCTATGCCAACGAGGAGGGCAAGTATGTGGGCATCGCATCAACACATGAAGGGTCCGCCATGGATGCAGAGGACCCCTCGGAGATCACCGAGGCGCGCTTCAACCTCGAAAACCTGTTCAAATCGGACTATCCCGACGTGATCTGCTCCTACCCGGAGGTGATGTTCTATGTAGCCGAGGCCTATGCCCGCGGCTTAGGCGTGACCAAAGACCTCACCAAAGCCGACGAATACTTCAAGAAGGGACTGGAGGCATCCTGCACCAACGTCGGAGTCGCTGCCGCCGATGCCAAATCCTTCGCTGACGGGGTTCCCGCTCTCTCGACGCTGGGCGGCGACGAAAAAGTAATCGAGGCCATCGCCGCACAGCAGCGCATCGAGATGATGATGCGTCCGCTCGAAGCATGGTCCGAGCAGCGTCGCACGGGCTATCCGAAACTCGAAGTTCCGGAGATGATCCGATCGCTGTACACCGACCTGATCAGCCGTTGGCCCTATCCCTCGCGCGAATCGCTCGTGAACGACAACGTTCCGCAGGTGGACGGTATCTGGACCAAAATGTGGTTCCAGAAATAA
- a CDS encoding UDP-glucose dehydrogenase family protein, which produces MKIAIVGTGYVGLVSGACFAEMGLDITCVDIDRKKIDALNNGVIPIYEPGLEALVQRNVRAGRLHFTTDLTECLDHVEVVFSAVGTPPDEDGSADLKYVLEVARTFGRHIKKYTVLVTKSTVPVGTARKVKAVIEEELAKRGGKVTFDVASNPEFLKEGAAIKDFMSPDRVVVGVESERARKLMAKLYRPFLINNFRVLFMDIPSAEMTKYAANAMLATRISFMNDIANLCDRVGADVEMVRKGIGSDARIGNKFLYPGCGYGGSCFPKDVKALAHTGRENGYTMQVIEAVERVNEQQKSVVFEKLQTAVGDLRGKLITIWGLAFKPETDDMREAPATVVIDRLLDAGAEVCVYDPVAMPECRRRMAGRPIRYAKTMYEAAEGADAVALITEWKEFRMPDWPHLHKAMRGDAIVDGRNIFDKPEVTAAGFRYFGIGK; this is translated from the coding sequence ATGAAAATTGCAATCGTGGGTACGGGCTATGTCGGTCTGGTATCGGGAGCCTGTTTCGCCGAGATGGGGCTCGACATCACCTGCGTGGACATCGACAGGAAGAAGATCGACGCGCTGAACAACGGTGTCATCCCCATCTACGAACCGGGACTCGAAGCCCTCGTGCAGCGCAACGTCCGCGCAGGGCGCCTGCACTTCACCACCGACCTGACCGAGTGCCTCGACCATGTCGAGGTGGTCTTCTCGGCCGTCGGCACCCCGCCCGACGAGGACGGCTCGGCCGACCTGAAATATGTGTTGGAAGTGGCTCGCACGTTCGGCCGCCACATCAAGAAATACACCGTGCTGGTGACCAAGAGCACCGTGCCCGTGGGCACGGCCCGGAAAGTGAAGGCCGTGATCGAGGAGGAGCTCGCCAAACGGGGCGGCAAGGTGACGTTCGACGTCGCCTCGAACCCCGAATTCCTCAAGGAGGGGGCCGCCATCAAGGACTTCATGTCGCCCGACCGTGTGGTCGTGGGCGTCGAGAGCGAGCGGGCCCGCAAGCTGATGGCCAAGCTCTACCGGCCGTTCCTGATCAACAACTTCCGGGTGCTGTTCATGGACATCCCTTCGGCCGAGATGACCAAATACGCCGCCAACGCCATGCTGGCCACGCGCATCTCGTTCATGAACGACATCGCCAACCTGTGCGACCGCGTGGGCGCCGACGTGGAGATGGTCCGCAAGGGCATCGGCTCCGACGCCCGCATCGGCAACAAATTCCTCTACCCCGGCTGCGGCTACGGCGGTTCGTGCTTCCCCAAGGACGTGAAGGCGCTGGCCCACACGGGCCGCGAGAACGGCTACACGATGCAGGTCATCGAGGCCGTCGAGCGGGTCAACGAACAGCAGAAAAGCGTGGTCTTCGAAAAATTGCAGACTGCCGTGGGTGACCTGCGGGGCAAGCTCATCACGATCTGGGGTCTGGCGTTCAAGCCCGAGACGGACGACATGCGCGAAGCCCCGGCGACGGTGGTCATCGACCGCCTGCTGGACGCCGGCGCCGAGGTCTGCGTCTACGATCCGGTCGCCATGCCCGAGTGCCGGCGACGGATGGCCGGCCGGCCGATCCGCTATGCCAAGACGATGTACGAGGCTGCGGAGGGAGCCGACGCCGTGGCGCTCATCACCGAGTGGAAAGAGTTCCGCATGCCCGACTGGCCCCATTTGCACAAGGCGATGCGCGGCGACGCGATCGTCGACGGCCGCAACATCTTCGACAAACCGGAGGTCACGGCTGCCGGGTTCCGCTACTTCGGAATCGGCAAATAA
- a CDS encoding SusC/RagA family TonB-linked outer membrane protein, whose amino-acid sequence MVRKILLTLIALLGGGILLSQAQNKQISGTVTGSDGKPIAGVTVVVEGTSVGTTTNAAGAYSISARNDAKLVFSFIGMENQTIPVNGKSTVNVQMKEDAIGVDEVVVTAMGITRSEKSLGYSVTTVKSDEISKAREGNVLNALAGKVAGVNISAASGTAGGGSRIIIRGQSSLGSAGSPLFVIDGMPVSNQSYNPTGINGSVDVGNRMGDISGDDIESINVLKGAAATALYGARAKDGAIIITTKKGSRMQKTSVTINSTLRFENILKAPDFQNSYAGGNSADGTYNPYSQNGWGPKIEGQTVQNFLGDEVQLKAYKNNVKDFYNTGHTYINNISVAGGDEKNDFRLGFTAHNQKGIIPKNDYDKYNVAFNGGRKFNDKLEARVSFNYSHTSSAGRPAQGSNEINVLVPQVNGIARNWDLNWLKDNWMNEDGTQGKITERSTSGNFYWTVNKNLFTNTVDRLYGTATVTYKPVKGLTITDNLGTDYFHEERRQIWASGTIGRPKGQFNTNDITNRQINNDLMISYDTKFNEDWGLKVMLGHNINQNMTKYLEVSAKDLLVADVYTYANAESVVSTNDKVKSRLIGLYGEVDLSYKDIVYLSVTGRNDWSSTMPKSHRSYFYPSVSAGFVFSELIPQNKVLSFGKIRASYANVGSDTAPYQLDFLYYPVSEVFGQFGCSNYFPFGGLLGYEATGTYPDPNLEPQNQSSFEVGADLRFFEGRLRLDATYYYQKTTKNIVRLDVANSTGFFYMRKNAGVITNEGVELLLGATPVQTKNFRWDIDVNFASNKQLVKELDPSVKAYTLASGYEGTQIKAVEGESFSLYGSYWLRDEEGNFAISENGTRIKSSDTKNLGKVSPDWTMGIGNTFSYKGLSLSFLLDIRYGGVMYSGTVQQLRTSGLAEETLGNDRAEIIDKGFVYKDGQNTGVENTKAITPYQFWNTNYDKSITEANVFDATFIKLREIVLAYQMPKKWFEHCFIGSLSVGFEARNLWLIKSNVPHIDPEASIFGPSSVGSGIEYAGIPSTRSYGFNIKLTF is encoded by the coding sequence ATGGTAAGAAAAATTCTACTGACGTTAATTGCATTGTTGGGGGGGGGAATTTTACTTTCCCAAGCCCAAAACAAGCAAATTTCCGGCACGGTTACAGGTTCTGACGGTAAACCGATCGCCGGCGTGACTGTGGTTGTCGAGGGTACCTCCGTCGGCACGACAACAAACGCGGCCGGTGCATACAGCATATCGGCCCGCAACGACGCCAAACTGGTCTTCTCGTTCATCGGAATGGAGAACCAGACCATTCCCGTCAACGGTAAAAGCACCGTCAACGTCCAGATGAAAGAGGACGCGATCGGCGTGGACGAGGTCGTGGTGACGGCCATGGGTATCACCCGTTCCGAAAAATCGCTCGGCTACTCGGTAACCACGGTGAAATCGGACGAAATCTCGAAAGCCCGTGAAGGCAACGTACTCAACGCACTGGCCGGTAAGGTCGCCGGTGTGAACATCTCCGCAGCTTCGGGTACCGCAGGCGGCGGCTCGCGCATCATCATCCGCGGCCAGTCATCGCTCGGCTCGGCCGGTTCGCCGCTCTTCGTCATCGACGGTATGCCCGTCAGCAACCAGAGCTACAATCCGACCGGCATCAACGGTTCGGTTGACGTGGGCAACCGCATGGGAGACATTTCCGGAGACGACATCGAGTCGATCAACGTCCTGAAAGGCGCTGCCGCAACGGCTCTCTACGGCGCCCGTGCCAAGGACGGCGCCATCATCATCACCACCAAAAAGGGTTCACGGATGCAGAAAACCAGCGTGACGATCAATTCCACGCTGCGTTTCGAGAACATCCTGAAGGCTCCCGACTTCCAGAACAGTTATGCCGGCGGCAACTCCGCTGACGGCACCTACAACCCCTATTCACAGAACGGCTGGGGTCCCAAGATCGAAGGACAGACCGTCCAGAATTTTCTGGGCGACGAAGTCCAACTGAAAGCCTACAAAAACAACGTCAAGGATTTCTATAACACGGGACATACCTATATTAATAACATCTCGGTAGCCGGCGGCGACGAGAAAAACGATTTCCGGCTGGGCTTCACGGCGCACAACCAGAAAGGTATCATTCCCAAGAACGACTACGACAAGTATAACGTGGCGTTCAACGGCGGCCGCAAGTTCAATGACAAACTCGAGGCGCGCGTTTCGTTCAACTATTCGCACACCTCCTCGGCCGGTCGTCCCGCACAGGGATCGAACGAGATCAACGTATTGGTACCGCAGGTCAACGGCATCGCCCGCAACTGGGACCTGAACTGGCTGAAAGACAACTGGATGAATGAGGACGGCACGCAGGGCAAGATCACTGAGAGAAGCACCAGCGGCAACTTCTACTGGACGGTCAATAAAAATCTCTTCACCAACACGGTAGACCGTCTTTACGGTACGGCGACCGTCACCTACAAACCCGTCAAGGGCCTGACGATCACCGACAACCTCGGTACCGACTACTTCCACGAAGAACGCCGTCAGATCTGGGCCAGCGGTACCATCGGACGCCCGAAGGGACAGTTCAACACCAACGACATCACCAACCGTCAGATCAACAACGACCTGATGATCTCCTACGATACCAAGTTCAACGAGGATTGGGGACTGAAAGTGATGCTGGGCCACAACATCAACCAGAACATGACCAAATACTTGGAGGTTTCGGCCAAGGACCTGCTCGTAGCGGACGTCTATACCTATGCCAATGCCGAGAGCGTCGTATCGACGAACGACAAGGTCAAATCGCGCCTGATCGGTCTCTACGGCGAAGTGGACCTCAGCTATAAGGACATCGTCTACCTGAGCGTCACGGGACGTAACGACTGGTCGTCGACCATGCCCAAGTCACACCGTTCCTATTTCTATCCCTCGGTCAGCGCCGGATTCGTCTTCTCGGAACTCATTCCCCAGAACAAGGTGCTGAGTTTCGGTAAAATCCGCGCCAGCTACGCCAACGTCGGCAGCGACACGGCCCCCTATCAGCTCGACTTCCTCTACTACCCCGTTTCGGAAGTGTTCGGACAGTTCGGATGCTCCAACTACTTCCCGTTCGGCGGTCTGCTGGGTTACGAGGCGACGGGAACCTATCCCGACCCGAATCTCGAACCGCAGAACCAGTCTTCGTTCGAAGTCGGCGCCGACCTGCGCTTCTTCGAGGGACGCCTGCGTTTGGACGCCACCTACTACTACCAGAAGACAACCAAGAACATCGTCCGTTTGGACGTTGCCAACTCCACGGGATTCTTTTACATGCGTAAGAATGCCGGTGTCATCACCAACGAGGGCGTCGAGCTCCTGCTGGGCGCAACTCCCGTGCAGACCAAGAACTTCCGTTGGGATATCGACGTGAATTTCGCCTCGAACAAGCAGCTCGTAAAGGAGCTCGATCCCTCGGTCAAGGCCTACACGCTGGCTTCGGGCTACGAAGGTACCCAGATCAAGGCAGTCGAGGGCGAATCGTTCAGTCTCTACGGCTCCTACTGGCTGCGCGACGAAGAGGGCAATTTCGCCATCAGCGAGAACGGCACGCGCATCAAGAGTTCCGATACCAAGAACCTCGGCAAGGTCTCTCCCGACTGGACGATGGGTATCGGCAACACGTTCTCCTATAAAGGCCTTTCGCTGAGCTTCCTGCTCGACATCCGCTACGGAGGCGTCATGTACTCGGGAACGGTACAGCAACTGCGCACGAGCGGTCTGGCCGAAGAGACGCTGGGTAACGACCGCGCCGAGATCATCGACAAGGGATTCGTCTACAAAGACGGCCAAAATACCGGCGTGGAGAACACCAAGGCCATCACTCCGTATCAGTTCTGGAATACCAACTACGACAAGTCGATCACCGAAGCAAACGTCTTCGATGCCACGTTCATCAAACTGCGTGAAATCGTACTGGCCTACCAGATGCCGAAAAAGTGGTTCGAGCATTGCTTCATCGGCTCGCTTTCGGTCGGTTTCGAAGCCCGTAACCTGTGGCTCATCAAATCGAACGTGCCGCATATCGACCCCGAGGCCAGCATCTTCGGTCCCTCGTCGGTGGGTTCGGGCATCGAATACGCCGGTATTCCCTCGACGCGCAGCTACGGTTTCAACATCAAGTTAACATTCTAA
- a CDS encoding YhcH/YjgK/YiaL family protein, which yields MILDSLKNSALYENVNPRMKKAFELIASTDWTTMETGIHELDGKDIYVNVMERELKQKSDAKLEVHNEYIDIQVLVTGKEEAFGWSERKDLRMPQGEFNAEKDIQFFDDVPQTYYTLRPGQFTVLFPEDGHAPMVGEGTVRKIIVKVRK from the coding sequence ATGATTTTAGACTCTCTGAAAAACAGCGCGTTGTACGAAAATGTCAACCCGCGCATGAAAAAGGCTTTCGAACTGATCGCTTCGACGGACTGGACGACGATGGAGACGGGCATCCACGAACTCGACGGCAAGGACATCTATGTCAACGTGATGGAGCGTGAGCTCAAGCAGAAATCCGACGCCAAGCTCGAGGTGCACAACGAATACATCGACATTCAGGTACTCGTCACCGGCAAGGAGGAGGCCTTCGGCTGGAGCGAGCGCAAGGACCTCCGGATGCCGCAGGGCGAGTTCAATGCCGAGAAGGACATCCAGTTCTTCGACGACGTGCCGCAGACCTATTATACGCTGCGTCCGGGTCAGTTCACGGTGCTTTTCCCCGAGGACGGCCACGCTCCGATGGTGGGCGAGGGAACGGTGCGCAAGATCATCGTCAAGGTGCGCAAATAA
- a CDS encoding FprA family A-type flavoprotein, which translates to MAITEILPGIHYVGVNDRTTTRFEALWSLPIGVSYNAYLVVGEKIALIDTVEEAFGSRLEANIREAIGDRKIDYLVVNHMEPDHSSSITALRRLYPGLEIVGNAKTLQMIDGFYGIAGGTVEVKEGDTLDLGNGKVLSFHMIPMVHWPETMVTWCAGERTLFSGDAFGTFGALDGGITDSQVEVDRYWDEMRRYYACIVGKYGGPVQKALQKVRTLPVETICATHGPVWQREIPRVMDIYDRLSRYEGEPGVVVAYASMYGNTEQMAERIARELAAEGVGPIRVYNLSYADPSVVLRDVFRFDTLIVGGPTYNGNLFPPVAELLDRLAARCIPQRKFGWFGSFCWAGASVRLLGEFAQKMKWEPLCDPLEMKQGFSPDLCDPCRTLAGRIAERRRSE; encoded by the coding sequence ATGGCAATTACCGAAATACTTCCCGGCATCCACTACGTCGGGGTCAACGACCGTACCACCACGCGCTTCGAAGCCCTCTGGTCGCTTCCGATCGGGGTATCGTACAATGCCTATCTGGTCGTGGGCGAAAAGATCGCGCTGATCGACACCGTCGAGGAGGCCTTCGGCAGCCGCCTCGAAGCCAACATCCGCGAGGCGATCGGCGACCGGAAAATCGACTACCTCGTCGTCAACCACATGGAGCCCGACCACTCGTCGTCGATCACGGCGCTGCGCCGCCTCTACCCCGGCCTCGAGATCGTCGGCAACGCCAAGACGCTGCAGATGATCGACGGGTTCTACGGCATCGCCGGGGGCACGGTCGAGGTCAAAGAGGGCGACACGCTCGATCTGGGCAACGGCAAGGTGCTTTCGTTCCACATGATCCCGATGGTGCACTGGCCCGAGACGATGGTCACATGGTGCGCCGGCGAGCGGACGCTCTTTTCGGGCGACGCCTTCGGCACGTTCGGGGCCCTCGACGGCGGCATCACCGACTCGCAGGTCGAGGTGGACCGCTACTGGGACGAGATGCGCCGCTACTACGCCTGCATCGTGGGCAAGTACGGCGGCCCGGTGCAGAAAGCCCTGCAAAAGGTCCGCACGCTGCCCGTCGAAACGATCTGCGCGACGCACGGCCCCGTGTGGCAGCGGGAAATCCCCCGGGTGATGGACATTTACGACCGTCTGAGCCGCTATGAGGGCGAGCCGGGCGTGGTCGTGGCCTACGCCTCGATGTACGGCAACACGGAGCAGATGGCCGAGCGCATCGCCCGCGAACTGGCCGCCGAAGGGGTCGGGCCCATCCGGGTCTACAACCTTTCGTATGCCGACCCGTCGGTGGTCCTGCGCGACGTCTTCCGTTTCGACACGCTGATCGTCGGCGGCCCGACCTACAACGGCAACCTCTTCCCGCCCGTGGCCGAGCTGCTCGACCGACTCGCCGCCCGCTGCATCCCGCAGCGAAAATTCGGCTGGTTCGGATCGTTCTGCTGGGCCGGAGCCTCGGTGCGCCTGCTGGGTGAGTTCGCCCAGAAAATGAAGTGGGAACCGCTGTGCGATCCCTTGGAGATGAAGCAGGGCTTTTCGCCCGACCTGTGCGACCCCTGCCGGACGCTGGCAGGCCGCATCGCCGAACGCCGGCGGAGCGAATAA
- the aspA gene encoding aspartate ammonia-lyase encodes MDFTDIKLSGKTRREHDLLGEMDIPAEYYFGVQTMRAVENFHISRVRLCFFPELIRGLADVKQGAAMANLELGLLDPAIADAIIRACEELRAGKLREQFVVDMVQGGAGTSTNMNANEVIANRALELLGHEKGEYQYCHPNNHVNLSQSTNDAYPTAVKIALVRSIEKLVGALRELIAAFHAKGGEFAHIIKMGRTQLQDAVPMTLGQEFEAYAANLTEETERLEDNLRLFYEINMGATAIGTGINADPDYAEVCTRCLREVTGLPLAKASNMIEATNDTGAFIMNSSALKRLAVKLSKICNDLRLLSSGPRCGLNEINLPPRQPGSSIMPGKVNPVIPEVVNQVAFRVIGNDLTVTIASEAGQLELNVMEPIIVHCLFESIEMLVNAMNTLREKCIAGITANEEVCRRMVYDSIGLVTALNPYLGYETSTMLAKEALETGKGIYDLVLEHKLMSEEELHKVLRPENMIHPRRKIED; translated from the coding sequence ATGGACTTTACAGACATCAAACTCTCGGGCAAGACCCGTCGTGAACACGATCTGCTGGGCGAAATGGACATCCCGGCGGAGTATTATTTCGGCGTGCAGACCATGCGCGCCGTGGAGAATTTCCACATCAGCCGCGTGCGGCTCTGCTTCTTCCCGGAGCTGATCCGGGGGCTGGCCGACGTCAAGCAGGGCGCCGCCATGGCCAACCTCGAACTGGGGCTGCTCGACCCCGCGATCGCCGACGCCATCATCCGGGCCTGCGAGGAACTGCGCGCCGGGAAACTCCGGGAGCAGTTCGTGGTCGACATGGTGCAGGGCGGCGCCGGCACCTCGACCAACATGAACGCCAACGAAGTGATCGCCAACCGGGCGCTGGAGCTCCTCGGACACGAGAAGGGCGAGTATCAATATTGCCATCCCAACAACCACGTCAACCTCTCGCAGTCGACCAACGACGCCTACCCCACGGCCGTGAAGATCGCGCTGGTGCGGAGTATCGAAAAACTGGTCGGCGCGCTGCGCGAGCTGATCGCGGCATTCCACGCCAAGGGCGGGGAGTTCGCCCACATCATCAAGATGGGACGCACGCAACTGCAGGACGCCGTGCCGATGACCCTCGGACAGGAGTTCGAGGCCTACGCCGCCAACCTCACCGAGGAGACCGAGCGGCTGGAGGACAACCTGAGACTCTTCTACGAGATCAACATGGGCGCCACGGCCATCGGAACGGGTATCAACGCCGATCCCGACTATGCCGAGGTCTGCACCCGGTGCCTGCGCGAGGTCACGGGATTGCCGCTGGCCAAGGCTTCGAACATGATCGAAGCCACGAACGACACGGGGGCCTTCATCATGAACTCCTCGGCGCTGAAACGCCTCGCCGTGAAGCTCTCGAAGATCTGCAACGACCTGCGCCTCCTGTCGTCGGGTCCCCGCTGCGGGCTGAACGAGATCAACCTCCCGCCGCGCCAGCCGGGATCGTCGATCATGCCGGGCAAGGTCAACCCCGTGATCCCCGAGGTCGTCAATCAGGTCGCGTTCCGCGTCATCGGCAACGACCTCACGGTGACCATCGCCTCCGAGGCGGGCCAACTGGAGCTGAACGTCATGGAGCCGATCATCGTCCACTGCCTTTTCGAAAGTATCGAGATGCTGGTCAACGCCATGAACACCCTGCGCGAGAAGTGTATCGCCGGCATCACGGCCAACGAAGAGGTCTGCCGCCGGATGGTTTACGACAGCATCGGGCTGGTGACGGCGCTCAACCCTTATCTGGGCTACGAAACCTCAACCATGCTGGCCAAGGAGGCGCTCGAAACCGGCAAGGGCATCTACGATCTGGTGTTGGAGCACAAGCTGATGAGCGAGGAGGAACTGCACAAGGTCCTGCGGCCCGAGAACATGATCCATCCCCGCCGAAAGATCGAGGACTGA